One part of the Prionailurus bengalensis isolate Pbe53 chromosome B2, Fcat_Pben_1.1_paternal_pri, whole genome shotgun sequence genome encodes these proteins:
- the SLC39A7 gene encoding zinc transporter SLC39A7 isoform X1: MARGLGAPHWVAMGLLTWAALGLLVAGHGGHGDLHQDLHEDFHGHSHRRSQEDFHHGHSHAHGHGHTHESIWHGHTHGHEHGHSHEDLHHGHSHGQSHETLYHRGHGHDHEHSHGGYGESGAPGIKQDLDTVTLWAYALGATVLISAAPFFVLFLIPVESNSPRHRSLLQILLSFASGGLLGDAFLHLIPHALEPHSHHPQEQPGHGHSHSGQGPILSVGLWVLSGIVAFLVVEKFVRHVKGGHGHSHGHGHAHGHTQGGHGHGRQERSSKEKQSSEEEEKEAGGSRKRRGGSTGLKDGPVRPQNSEEEKKGSDLRVSGYLNLAADLAHNFTDGLAIGASFRGGWGLGILTTMTVLLHEVPHEVGDFAILVQSGCSKKQAMRLQLLTAIGALAGTACALLTEGGAVGSEVASGTGPGWVLPFTAGGFIYVATVSVLPELLREASPLQSLLEVLGLLGGVVMMVLIAHLE, translated from the exons ATGGCCAGGGGCCTGGGGGCTCCCCACTGGGTGGCCATGGGACTGCTGACCTGGGCGGCCTTGGGGCTGCTAGTGGCCGGACACGGGGGTCATGGCGACCTGCACCAGGACCTGCACGAAGACTTCCATGGCCACAGCCACAGGCGCTCACAAGAGGATTTTCACCATGGACACAGTCATGCCCATGGCCATGGCCACACTCACGAGAGCATCTGGCATGGGCATACCCACGGTCACGAACATGGACATTCACATGAGGATTTGCACCATGGCCATAGCCATGGCCAATCCCATGAGACCCTCTACCACAGAGGACATGGACATGACCATGAGCACAGCCATGGAGGCTATGGGGAGTCTGGGGCTCCAGGCATCAAGCAGGACCTGGATACTGTCACTCTCTGGGCCTAT GCACTGGGGGCCACAGTGCTGATCTCCGCAGCTCCATTTTTTGTCCTCTTCCTTATCCCTGTGGAATCAAACTCCCCCCGCCACCGCTCTCTGCTCCAGATCTTGCTCAGTTTTGCTTCCGGTGGGCTCCTGGGAGATGCCTTTCTGCACCTCATTCCTCATGCCCTGG AACCTCATTCTCACCACCCTCAGGAGCAGCCTGGACATGGACACTCCCACAGTG GCCAGGGACCCATTCTGTCTGTGGGACTGTGGGTCCTCAGTGGAATTGTTGCCTTTCTTGTGGTGGAGAAATTTGTGAGACATGTGAAAGGAGGACATGGACACAGTCACGGACATGGACACGCTCATGGTCACACACAGGGAGGTCATGGGCATGGAAGACAGG AGCGTTCTTCAAAGGAGAAACAGAgctcagaggaagaagaaaaggaagcaggtgGGTCtcggaagaggagaggagggagcacAGGGCTCAAAGATGGGCCAGTGAGACCTCAGAattctgaagaggaaaaaaaaggttcaG ATCTGCGTGTATCAGGGTACCTGAATCTGGCTGCTGACCTGGCACACAACTTCACAGATGGTCTGGCTATTGGTGCTTCATTTAGAGGAGGTTGGGGGCTAGGGATCCTGACCACAATGACTGTTCTGCTACATGAAGTGCCGCATGAAGTTGGGGACTTTGCCATCCTGGTCCAGTCTGGGTGCAGCAAAAAACAG GCGATGCGTCTGCAACTACTGACGGCAATAGGGGCACTGGCAGGCACAGCCTGTGCCCTCCTAACTGAAGGAGGGGCAGTGGGCAGTGAAGTTGCAAGTGGTACAGGTCCTGGCTGGGTTCTGCCATTCACTGCAGGTGGCTTCATCTATGTAGCAACGGTGTCCGTGTTGCCTGAGCTGTTGAGGGAGGCATCACCATTGCAGTCACTTCTGGAGGTGCTGGGGCTGCTAGGGGGAGTTGTCATGATGGTGCTGATTGCCCACCTCGAGTGA
- the SLC39A7 gene encoding zinc transporter SLC39A7 isoform X2 → MATCTRTCTKTSMATATVLISAAPFFVLFLIPVESNSPRHRSLLQILLSFASGGLLGDAFLHLIPHALEPHSHHPQEQPGHGHSHSGQGPILSVGLWVLSGIVAFLVVEKFVRHVKGGHGHSHGHGHAHGHTQGGHGHGRQERSSKEKQSSEEEEKEAGGSRKRRGGSTGLKDGPVRPQNSEEEKKGSDLRVSGYLNLAADLAHNFTDGLAIGASFRGGWGLGILTTMTVLLHEVPHEVGDFAILVQSGCSKKQAMRLQLLTAIGALAGTACALLTEGGAVGSEVASGTGPGWVLPFTAGGFIYVATVSVLPELLREASPLQSLLEVLGLLGGVVMMVLIAHLE, encoded by the exons ATGGCGACCTGCACCAGGACCTGCACGAAGACTTCCATGGCCACAGCCACAG TGCTGATCTCCGCAGCTCCATTTTTTGTCCTCTTCCTTATCCCTGTGGAATCAAACTCCCCCCGCCACCGCTCTCTGCTCCAGATCTTGCTCAGTTTTGCTTCCGGTGGGCTCCTGGGAGATGCCTTTCTGCACCTCATTCCTCATGCCCTGG AACCTCATTCTCACCACCCTCAGGAGCAGCCTGGACATGGACACTCCCACAGTG GCCAGGGACCCATTCTGTCTGTGGGACTGTGGGTCCTCAGTGGAATTGTTGCCTTTCTTGTGGTGGAGAAATTTGTGAGACATGTGAAAGGAGGACATGGACACAGTCACGGACATGGACACGCTCATGGTCACACACAGGGAGGTCATGGGCATGGAAGACAGG AGCGTTCTTCAAAGGAGAAACAGAgctcagaggaagaagaaaaggaagcaggtgGGTCtcggaagaggagaggagggagcacAGGGCTCAAAGATGGGCCAGTGAGACCTCAGAattctgaagaggaaaaaaaaggttcaG ATCTGCGTGTATCAGGGTACCTGAATCTGGCTGCTGACCTGGCACACAACTTCACAGATGGTCTGGCTATTGGTGCTTCATTTAGAGGAGGTTGGGGGCTAGGGATCCTGACCACAATGACTGTTCTGCTACATGAAGTGCCGCATGAAGTTGGGGACTTTGCCATCCTGGTCCAGTCTGGGTGCAGCAAAAAACAG GCGATGCGTCTGCAACTACTGACGGCAATAGGGGCACTGGCAGGCACAGCCTGTGCCCTCCTAACTGAAGGAGGGGCAGTGGGCAGTGAAGTTGCAAGTGGTACAGGTCCTGGCTGGGTTCTGCCATTCACTGCAGGTGGCTTCATCTATGTAGCAACGGTGTCCGTGTTGCCTGAGCTGTTGAGGGAGGCATCACCATTGCAGTCACTTCTGGAGGTGCTGGGGCTGCTAGGGGGAGTTGTCATGATGGTGCTGATTGCCCACCTCGAGTGA
- the HSD17B8 gene encoding (3R)-3-hydroxyacyl-CoA dehydrogenase: protein MASQLRLRSALALVTGAGSGIGRAVSVRLAREGAAVAACDLDEAAASETVRLLGGRGSEEVAPCGGHTAFQADVSEAGAVRSLLEQVQACFSRPPSVVVSCAGITRDEFLLHMSEDDWDKVIAVNLKGIFLVTQAAAQLLVSSGCHGSIINISSITGKVGNMGQTNYAASKAGVIGLTQTAARELGRHGIRCNSVLPGFITTPMTQKVPQKVLDKVTGMIPMGHLGDPEDVADVVAFLASEDSGYITGASVEVTGGLFM from the exons ATGGCGTCTCAGCTCCGTCTCCGCTCGGCGCTGGCCCTGGTCACAG GCGCGGGTAGCGGCATCGGCCGAGCTGTCAGTGTGCGCCTGGCCAGAGAGGGGGCCGCCGTGGCCGCTTGCGACCTGGACGAGGCGGCGGCAAGCGAGACGGTGCGGCTGCTGGGCGGGCGGGGTAGCGAGGAGGTGGCGCCCTGCGGGGGCCACACAGCCTTCCAGGCTGACGTGTCTGAGGCCGGGGCGGTCAGGAGCCTGCTGGAACAAGTACAG GCCTGCTTTTCTCGCCCACCGTCCGTCGTTGTGTCCTGTGCTGGGATCACCAGGGATGAGTTTCTGCTCCACATGTCTGAGGATGACTGGGACAAAGTCATAGCTGTCAACCTCAAG GGCATCTTTCTAGTCACTCAAGCTGCAGCCCAACTCCTGGTGTCCAGTGGTTGTCATGGTTCCATCATCAACATCAGTAGCATCACAGGGAAG GTGGGGAACATGGGACAGACAAACTACGCAGCATCCAAGGCTGGAGTGATTGGGCTGACCCAGACTGCAGCTCGAGAACTTGGCCG ACATGGGATCCGCTGTAACTCTGTCCTCCCAGGGTTCATTACAACACCCATGACACAGAAAGTGCCACAGAAAGTGCTGGACAAG GTGACTGGAATGATCCCGATGGGGCATTTGGGGGATCCTGAGG ATGTGGCAGATGTGGTCGCATTCTTGGCATCTGAAGACAGTGGATACATCACAGGGGCCTCAGTGGAAGTCACTG gagGTCTTTTCATGTAA